A genomic window from Anguilla rostrata isolate EN2019 chromosome 14, ASM1855537v3, whole genome shotgun sequence includes:
- the LOC135239372 gene encoding uncharacterized protein LOC135239372: protein MHMVVNYRILSYTYIRNCILICAHTILAQVFFRFYFLILRQVNQSVFYIVRQRHQGSLLRYLHITKTSVTSMCNANLKMLVARYSQAFPTMDAREESNSVTPDDNNGVTEDDTQWKALICRTLDRKHVNRLIDHSDASFSKEFSSQLHVESGWEEAVQGWSRCAPMFCLFQLQKKCKKARTGDNDYHCLLCIDVKLSQNAEPDFAASSESSEANCCLAEARENKGIAVHTKYQRRPSTSPSAICCPNTELHGHKAREKATSQAEFGDKMTNAFEETMSRLATNVPEQRPLGKGKEVMENLIVFPPAHFPWRTVGLTVRSMGTCSLTTTDSLTAENGSYGIPATVEMCDEGEEAIPASRMDMKISEDNYGRLTPKYRSCHSSKNLLSAFSIGIPRRYVTSSDALPHAASLLGRKAKYDNQHRISTKSRQGHRTTQTEPCLPVLLGTRVPILSASHRILYPTV, encoded by the exons atgcacatggTGGTTAACTATCGAATCCTTTCCTATACCTATATACGTAATTGTATACTGATCTGTGCACATACCATACTCGCTCAAGTTTTTTTCCggttttattttctgatattgAGGCAAGTGAACCAATCAGTATTTTACATAGTGAGGCAAAGGCACCAGGGAAGCTTGCTACGTTATCTCCACATCACGAAGACCTCTGTGACGTCAATGTGCAACGCTAACTTAAAGATGCTGGTTGCACGCTATTCGCAGGCCTTTCCCACAATGGACGCGAGGGAAGAAAGCAATTCGGTAACTCCTGATGATAATAATGGGGTGACCGAGGATGATACACAATGGAAGGCGCTCATTTGCAGAACGCTGGACAGAAAACATGTCAATAGGCTTATAGATCATAGCGATGCCAGCTTTTCAAAAGAGTTTTCCAGCCAGCTGCATGTTGAGTCAGGTTGGGAAGAAGCG GTCCAGGGCTGGAGTAGGTGTGCCCCGATGTTTTGCTTATTTCAGTTGCAGAAGAAATGTAAGAAGGCGAGGACTGGAGACAATGACTACCACTGTCTCCTCTGCATTGATGTGAAGCTTTCACAGAATGCTGAGCCTGATTTTGCAGCAAGTTCTGAGTCTTCAGAAGCAAATTGCTGCTTAGCAGAGGCACGTGAAAACAAAGGCATTGCAGTCCACACTAAGTACCAGAGGAGACCATCCACTTCCCCATCTGCAATCTGCTGtccaaacacagagctacatGGGCACAAAGCCAGAGAGAAAGCAACGAGTCAGGCGGAATTTGGTGATAAAATGACCAATGCATTTGAAGAAACGATGTCCAGGCTAGCTACAAACGTGCCTGAGCAGCGTCCACTGGGCAAAGGAAAAGAAGTTATGGAAAACCTCATCGTATTTCCCCCTGCACATTTTCCGTGGCGCACTGTGGGATTAACAGTGAGAAGTATGGGAACCTGCAGCCTAACCACAACAGACAGCTTGACGGCTGAGAATGGATCATATGGCATTCCAGCCACAGTGGAGATGTGTGATGAGGGAGAGGAAGCCATACCAGCCTCTCGCATGGACATGAAGATCTCAGAGGACAACTACGGACGTCTTACCCCAAAGTACCGCTCTTGCCATTCCAGCAAAAATTTGCTTTCTGCTTTCAGTATCGGCATCCCTAGGAGATATGTCACTTCCTCTGACGCACTGCCACATGCAGCAAGCTTGTTGGGCAGAAAAGCAAAGTATGACAATCAGCACAGAATATCCACGAAGAGCCGTCAGGGCCACAGAACAACACAGACAGAACCCTGTCTACCTGTCCTTTTAGGGACCAGGGTTCCAATATTGTCAGCATCTCATCGGATTCTGTATCCTACTGTTTAA
- the rpl37 gene encoding 60S ribosomal protein L37, giving the protein MTKGTSSFGKRRNKTHTLCRRCGSKAYHLQKCTCGKCGYPAKRKRKYNWSVKAMRRSTTGTGRMRHLKVVYRRFRNGFREGTAPKPKRAAVAASGSS; this is encoded by the exons ATG ACGAAGGGAACATCGTCGTTCGGAAAGCGTCGCAACAAGACGCACACACTGTGTCGTCGCTGTGGCTCCAAGGCTTACCACCTTCAAAAGTGTACCTGTGGAAAGTGTGGATACCCCGCAAAACGCAAGAGAAAGT ACAACTGGAGCGTGAAGGCCATGAGGCGCAGCACCACTGGAACAGGTCGCATGAGGCATCTGAAGGTTGTGTACCGCAGATTCAG AAACGGATTCCGAGAAGGAACAGCCCCCAAGCCCAAAAGAGCAGCGGTGGCGGCCTCTGGCTCATCATAG